In Crassostrea angulata isolate pt1a10 chromosome 4, ASM2561291v2, whole genome shotgun sequence, one genomic interval encodes:
- the LOC128181047 gene encoding tripartite motif-containing protein 2-like yields MDSPTDRPLIDVPRIISEINTKFGGLGSMSCVSDEKLWTRGADNTVRLYNLQGGLVESVQTKSGKHPRDIAVTRSGDLVYTDEYERTVNIGDNSQIQTVIRIQGWRPSGVCSTSSDDLLVVMDSDDDAAAKQTKVVRYSGFTVKQSIQYADNGQPLYSSDVLLKNKYICENRNLDICVSDRGARAVVVVNQAGEFRFTYIGPPSTTTGSFAPAGIATDSQVRILTADDDNNCIHILDQDGQFLRYINNCDLQIPFCLCVDTRDNLFVAEWNTGKVKKIQYYM; encoded by the coding sequence cacggaTCATCTCAGAGATAAACACGAAGTTTGGAGGATTAGGCAGTATGTCATGTGTGAGTGATGAAAAACTGTGGACACGTGGTGCTGACAACACAGTGAGACTCTACAATCTGCAGGGGGGTCTAGTGGAGTCAGttcaaaccaagtcagggaagcACCCACGGGatatagcagtgacaaggagtggggatctagtttatactgatgaaTATGAAAGAACTGTGAATATCGGGGATAAttcacagatacagacagtaaTCAGAATACAGGGGTGGAGACCTAgcggtgtctgtagtacctcctctgatgacctcctggttgtcatggacagtgatgatGATGCTGCTgctaaacaaacaaaagttgttcgTTACTCTGGGTTCACAgtgaaacaaagtattcagtacgcTGACAATGgtcaacctctctattcatcggatgtattattaaaaaataaatacatctgtGAGAACAgaaacctagatatctgtgtgtcagaccgtggagcccgtgcagtagtggtggtcaatcaggccggggaattccggtttacctacattggtcctccctctactaccacAGGATCATTTGCTCCAGCTGGCATCGCAACAGACAGCCAGGttcggatcctgacagcagacgaTGACAACAAttgtatccacatcctggatcaggacggacagtttcTCCGCTACATTAACAACTGTGATTTACAGATTCCATTttgtttatgtgtggacaccagagacaacctctttgtggctgagtgGAACACAGgaaaagtgaagaaaatccagTATTATATGTGA